The following coding sequences lie in one Kribbella sp. NBC_00709 genomic window:
- a CDS encoding right-handed parallel beta-helix repeat-containing protein has translation MTRPRPLRALAGTAAISAFALAALALSTTTTSAVPSRTEVILVAPDGTKPVEADHVVRTLQAAQALVRANNARSNVHVLLAGGTYELKTPLRFDARDGGRNGHTVTWQSVPGQDATLSGGSKVTGWTLHDPAKNIWSANVPVGTQSRQLYVDGKLAQRTQLLLAESKNTRGHLVFSQRGLTVNDATLAARIAGLSNPGDLEIEELGSFTDRYSPVRSVDGSTLVMEQPAWDNNNFGYDTLKSPYARGALYINNAYELISGPNQWYLDSAHGKVYYRPADGQSLRTTDVRLPRLESLVQVSGSYRDPVQNLAFSNLTFAHTTWNFPSGPQGYVDQQSGAHAVGTYAKPADFLTSCQNGCPEFEKTRNEWHQIPAAVQVSAAAHITFAGNNFQQLGSVGLGLGMDPNAHVSGTGYGVSNTAVLRNTFTDSAASAIVVGGVQPDAHHPRDPRMTNRDVTISDNTIAGVSKEYRDNAGILSTYVTRATITHNTLTDLPYDGIDIGWGWGINDPGGNLYYLNAGLYNYQPIYRTPTTFRENLVAGNLIHDTKQAMHDGGSIYTLSSSPGTVIERNYVYDSQTTFGALIDQGTRYVVMRNNVFLGSSSWVYINSDAGNPDTFNTKDNLVTGNWWDIGPARNPEGPGYNNQVTGNTQLTGTIPPEARAVMTAAGVLP, from the coding sequence ATGACCCGACCTCGTCCGCTCCGCGCCCTGGCCGGAACAGCCGCCATCTCCGCCTTCGCGCTGGCTGCCCTCGCCCTCTCCACCACCACCACCTCCGCCGTACCGTCGCGCACCGAAGTGATCCTGGTTGCGCCGGACGGCACGAAGCCCGTCGAAGCCGACCACGTGGTCCGAACGTTGCAGGCCGCCCAGGCCCTGGTCCGGGCGAACAACGCCCGGTCCAACGTCCACGTGCTCCTGGCCGGCGGGACCTACGAACTGAAGACACCGCTGCGCTTCGACGCCCGCGACGGCGGCCGGAACGGCCACACCGTCACCTGGCAGAGCGTCCCGGGCCAGGACGCCACGCTCTCCGGCGGCTCGAAGGTGACCGGCTGGACGCTGCACGATCCGGCCAAGAACATCTGGTCCGCCAACGTCCCGGTCGGCACACAGTCCCGGCAGTTGTACGTCGACGGAAAGCTCGCGCAGCGCACCCAACTGCTGCTCGCGGAGTCGAAGAACACCCGCGGGCACCTGGTCTTCAGCCAGCGCGGTCTCACCGTCAACGACGCGACACTGGCGGCGCGCATCGCCGGCCTGTCGAACCCCGGTGACCTCGAGATCGAGGAGCTCGGCTCGTTCACCGACCGCTACTCCCCGGTCCGATCGGTCGACGGCAGCACCCTGGTGATGGAGCAGCCGGCCTGGGACAACAACAACTTCGGGTACGACACCCTCAAGTCGCCGTACGCCCGCGGCGCGCTGTACATCAACAACGCCTACGAGCTGATCTCCGGCCCGAACCAGTGGTACCTCGACTCCGCTCACGGGAAGGTGTACTACCGCCCGGCCGACGGGCAGTCGCTGCGGACCACCGACGTACGGCTCCCCCGGCTCGAGTCGCTCGTCCAGGTCAGCGGGAGCTACCGCGACCCCGTCCAGAACCTTGCCTTCAGCAACTTGACGTTCGCGCACACGACCTGGAACTTCCCGAGCGGACCGCAGGGGTACGTCGACCAGCAGAGCGGCGCGCACGCGGTCGGCACATACGCCAAGCCGGCCGACTTCCTGACCAGCTGCCAGAACGGCTGCCCGGAGTTCGAGAAGACCCGCAACGAGTGGCATCAGATCCCTGCCGCCGTGCAGGTGTCCGCCGCAGCGCACATCACCTTTGCGGGCAACAACTTCCAGCAGCTCGGATCGGTGGGGCTCGGCCTGGGCATGGACCCGAACGCCCACGTCTCCGGCACCGGGTACGGCGTCAGCAACACCGCCGTACTGCGGAACACCTTCACCGACAGCGCGGCGTCCGCGATCGTCGTCGGCGGCGTACAGCCGGACGCCCATCATCCTCGCGATCCGCGGATGACGAACCGCGACGTGACGATCAGCGACAACACCATCGCCGGCGTCAGCAAGGAGTACCGCGACAACGCCGGCATCCTGTCGACGTACGTGACCCGGGCGACGATCACCCACAACACCCTGACCGACCTGCCGTACGACGGCATCGACATCGGCTGGGGATGGGGCATCAACGACCCGGGCGGCAACCTGTACTACCTGAACGCCGGGCTGTACAACTACCAGCCGATCTACCGGACGCCCACGACGTTCCGCGAGAACCTTGTGGCCGGCAACCTCATCCACGACACCAAGCAGGCGATGCACGACGGCGGCAGCATCTACACCCTCTCGTCCAGCCCCGGCACCGTGATCGAACGCAACTACGTCTACGACAGCCAGACCACGTTCGGCGCCCTGATCGACCAGGGCACGAGGTACGTCGTGATGCGCAACAACGTGTTCCTCGGCAGCAGCAGCTGGGTCTACATCAACTCCGACGCCGGCAACCCGGACACCTTCAACACCAAGGACAACCTCGTCACCGGCAACTGGTGGGACATCGGCCCCGCCCGCAACCCCGAAGGCCCCGGCTACAACAACCAAGTCACCGGCAACACCCAACTCACCGGCACCATCCCACCGGAAGCCCGAGCAGTCATGACAGCCGCGGGCGTCCTCCCGTGA
- a CDS encoding MerR family transcriptional regulator produces the protein MTTYGPAEAAERSGFSIDTLRYYEREGILPPVARSSAGRRQYSDDDLAMLDFLRCLRDTGMPIERLRRYGELARSAETMPERLALIEEHTAVVQSRIAELESQRARLEEKAAWYRSQLEN, from the coding sequence ATGACGACGTACGGTCCGGCGGAGGCTGCTGAGCGGTCCGGGTTCAGCATCGACACGTTGCGCTACTACGAGCGGGAGGGCATCCTCCCGCCCGTGGCGCGCAGTTCCGCCGGGCGGCGGCAGTACTCCGACGACGATCTCGCGATGCTCGACTTCCTGCGCTGCCTGCGCGACACCGGGATGCCGATCGAACGGCTGCGGCGGTACGGCGAGCTCGCGCGATCGGCGGAGACGATGCCGGAGCGGCTCGCGCTGATCGAGGAACACACGGCGGTGGTGCAGAGCCGGATCGCCGAGCTGGAGTCGCAGCGTGCCCGCTTGGAGGAGAAGGCGGCCTGGTACCGGTCGCAGCTCGAGAACTGA